In Candidatus Dormiibacterota bacterium, the following proteins share a genomic window:
- the aceE gene encoding pyruvate dehydrogenase (acetyl-transferring), homodimeric type → MSAFVHDPDPQETTEWLDAMRGVLAAEGPDRARALLEQLVDEARRGGAHVSLGLETPYVNTIPPEREASMPGDRELEARLRHYVRWNAMAMVVRANKASSELGGHVASFASAATLYDVGFNHFWRAPTETFGGDMVFMQGHSSPGIYARAFLEGRITESQLEHFRQEVDGNGLPSYPHPWLMPEFWQYPTVSMGLGPIMSIYQARFMRYLHDRGLRDTADRKVWAFLGDGEMDEPESLGAVSLAGREQLDNLIWVINCNLQRLDGPVRGNGKIIQELERVFKGAGWNVIKVIWGTGWDALLKADKSGKLVQLMTETIDGDYQTLKSRNGKYVRDEFFGKYPETAALVADWTDDEVWALARGGHDSRKVFTAYKAAVEHKGQPTVILAKTIKGYGMGEAGEARNIAHQAKKMDLEEMRVFRDRFNIPVSDAQIESIPFYRPPDDSAEAKYLRDRVHALGSLPQRRRTSASLPVPALSAFDGQLKATGEREISTTMAFVRILNTIVRDATVGPRVVPIVADESRTFGMEGMFRQLGIYSSVGQLYHPQDAEQLMWYREDQHGQILQEGINEAGALSSWIAAGTSYSNHDLPMVPFYIFYSMFGFQRIGDLAWAAGDSRTRGFLLGGTSGRTTLNGEGLQHEDGSSQMMASFIPNCKSYDPTFGYEVAVIIQDGLRRMLAEQEDVYYYITLLNENYTHPAMPEGSADDILRGMYLLRDGGKPHKKSPRVQLFGSGAILREVIAAADLLAEDWNVQSDIWSVTSFNESARDGVDAHRHTLLHPGEKPRLSHVERCLEGRIGPGIAATDYVRAYAEQLRPYVGRRYVTLGTDGFGRSDYRRKLRTFFEVNRHYVAIAALNALADEGTIERSLVAEAIAKYGIDPNKPNPITV, encoded by the coding sequence CTCGGGCTTGAAACGCCGTACGTCAATACGATACCGCCCGAACGCGAAGCATCGATGCCGGGCGATCGCGAACTCGAAGCGCGCCTGCGACACTACGTGCGCTGGAATGCGATGGCGATGGTCGTGCGCGCGAACAAAGCCTCATCCGAACTCGGCGGCCACGTCGCGAGCTTCGCATCCGCCGCCACGCTGTACGACGTCGGATTCAATCACTTCTGGCGCGCGCCGACGGAGACGTTCGGCGGCGACATGGTGTTCATGCAAGGCCATTCGTCGCCGGGAATCTACGCGCGCGCGTTTCTCGAAGGACGCATCACCGAATCACAACTCGAACATTTTCGGCAAGAAGTCGACGGGAACGGGCTCCCATCGTATCCGCACCCGTGGTTGATGCCCGAGTTCTGGCAGTATCCGACGGTCTCGATGGGGTTGGGGCCGATCATGTCGATCTATCAAGCGCGCTTCATGCGCTACTTGCACGATCGCGGTCTGCGCGATACCGCCGATCGTAAGGTGTGGGCGTTCCTCGGCGACGGCGAAATGGACGAGCCCGAATCGCTCGGAGCCGTCTCGCTCGCCGGGCGCGAACAGCTCGACAATCTCATCTGGGTGATCAACTGCAATTTGCAGCGTCTCGACGGGCCGGTACGCGGAAACGGCAAGATCATTCAAGAGTTGGAACGCGTATTCAAGGGCGCGGGCTGGAACGTTATCAAAGTCATCTGGGGAACCGGATGGGACGCACTGCTCAAGGCCGATAAGAGCGGCAAGCTCGTGCAATTGATGACCGAGACGATCGACGGCGATTATCAGACGCTCAAATCGCGCAACGGCAAATACGTGCGCGACGAATTTTTCGGCAAGTATCCGGAAACCGCGGCGCTGGTGGCCGATTGGACCGACGACGAGGTTTGGGCGCTCGCGCGCGGCGGGCACGATTCGCGCAAAGTCTTCACCGCCTACAAGGCCGCGGTCGAGCATAAGGGCCAACCGACGGTCATTCTCGCAAAGACGATCAAAGGCTACGGCATGGGCGAAGCCGGCGAAGCGCGCAATATCGCCCATCAGGCGAAGAAAATGGATCTCGAGGAGATGCGCGTGTTTCGCGATCGCTTCAATATACCCGTGAGCGACGCGCAGATCGAGAGCATACCGTTCTATCGTCCGCCCGACGATAGCGCCGAGGCGAAATATCTTCGCGATCGCGTGCACGCGTTGGGAAGCTTGCCGCAACGGCGGCGCACCTCGGCTTCGCTTCCGGTTCCGGCGCTCTCGGCATTCGACGGGCAACTCAAAGCCACGGGCGAGCGCGAGATATCCACGACGATGGCGTTCGTGCGCATCCTCAATACCATCGTCCGAGATGCGACCGTCGGGCCGCGCGTCGTGCCGATCGTTGCGGACGAATCGCGCACCTTCGGCATGGAGGGCATGTTCCGGCAACTTGGGATCTACTCGTCGGTGGGGCAGCTCTACCATCCGCAAGATGCCGAGCAGCTGATGTGGTATCGCGAAGATCAGCACGGCCAGATCCTCCAAGAAGGCATCAACGAAGCCGGCGCGCTTTCGTCGTGGATCGCGGCGGGAACGTCGTATAGCAACCACGACCTGCCGATGGTTCCGTTCTACATCTTCTACTCGATGTTCGGGTTCCAACGCATCGGCGATCTTGCGTGGGCTGCGGGCGATAGCCGAACCCGCGGTTTTCTGCTGGGCGGCACCTCGGGGCGTACCACGCTCAACGGCGAAGGACTGCAGCACGAAGACGGCAGCAGCCAAATGATGGCCTCGTTCATCCCGAACTGCAAGAGTTACGATCCGACGTTCGGGTACGAAGTGGCGGTCATCATCCAAGACGGCCTGCGCCGCATGCTCGCCGAGCAAGAAGATGTGTACTATTACATCACGCTGCTCAACGAAAACTACACCCATCCGGCGATGCCGGAGGGATCGGCCGACGACATTTTGCGCGGCATGTACCTCTTGCGCGACGGCGGGAAGCCCCATAAAAAATCGCCGCGCGTGCAGCTCTTCGGCTCCGGCGCAATCCTGCGCGAAGTGATCGCCGCCGCCGATCTGCTTGCGGAGGATTGGAACGTACAGAGCGATATCTGGAGCGTGACCAGCTTCAACGAATCCGCGCGCGACGGCGTCGACGCTCATCGGCACACGCTGCTGCACCCGGGCGAGAAGCCGCGATTGAGCCACGTGGAACGCTGCCTCGAAGGGCGCATCGGCCCCGGCATAGCGGCGACCGATTACGTGCGCGCTTACGCCGAGCAATTGCGCCCGTACGTCGGCCGGCGCTACGTGACGCTCGGGACCGACGGCTTCGGACGGAGCGATTACCGGCGCAAGTTACGCACGTTCTTCGAGGTGAACCGCCACTACGTCGCGATCGCGGCGCTCAACGCGCTCGCCGACGAGGGCACGATCGAACGCAGCCTCGTCGCTGAGGCGATCGCGAAGTACGGTATCGATCCCAATAAGCCCAACCCCATCACGGTATAA